Below is a genomic region from Hevea brasiliensis isolate MT/VB/25A 57/8 chromosome 3, ASM3005281v1, whole genome shotgun sequence.
tgattttggcaacactgtgtttaataaattattttactaaatggagttgttataagctttgatatttgtgaaatgtgattgagaagtattcaaattgtgtttcatcaatgaatgatttatgtattgcattttaaatttttattgtgcaccactgagtatttttatactcagcgatagcttattttgctgttgcagataagagcaaggagaaagcagtagagtgagctgctatcgaattgtggaccacatcgatcattttatacgggtattattttatacccttgtagataattttgatgtaaatatagaaatgttgtatgtatcaatgtaagttgaacagttgtaaataaatcgtaataatattattttggattttcatctgtaaatttaatatttgtacatgtaaatttcatgttttatgtcttgtgaatgaagtattaaatattttgagatgatgaattttgatttggattgtggaattactttgaagtgatttgaattgagctgatttgagatttattggaggatgggagttgaggaaatttttggaagtgtttttctcaggtatttgaagaactgttttctccaattacaaacggaactctgtcaaaatttttataaaatttgcggcaaaattaaaatggacaaaaatttttactaatatttaaactttgaataaatggtttttaattctcactaaaatgctcaccacttctaaaatgtaagaaaattgttttaaaatctcttgtagggtacttaatgaattatcggtaggtgaagttcggtagttcattaagtattctacgggatcatgtcatgccttacagaggggtgaggtgtgacaatttatgtgttaattttctaaatagaaaattgaaaaattaattctcaaattttcaaaatttaactaaatttgaaaaacagttttaagttattttttattattttccttgataataaaaattattattacaattctttataattaagattaaataattattttaaaaaatatatatttacaataatataaaattaatcataatattattataaaataagtaaataatacatattaaaaagtaaaataaaattttaaatatattttataattttttatttttaattataaaaaaaaatatgaataatttcttaatattttaatttaaaaattattttttatgttaaccgTTAgacattaattatttatatagtgaTCTAAACCAAAAGTAttcgataaaaataattattttattaattgttaatataaaaatagtgatattattttattgattcTGATTAAAATATTTTCTCTTAGTCTCTGGgaggaataatttttttataaaccaTCCACTTAATTTCTAAAAAATCAGTAGAAAAAATATACtatcaaataatataaataaagaaattatattttgATTATAGTAGTTATTTTTTTAGTACTATAATTAAAACACTAAATATTATCTTAAAAAGTATTACTAAACAAAGCTAATAACTCATTAATTGTTTAATGATATAAATTATGTAATATAGTTTTATTTTAGATTTTTATGTTGGGGAaacgttaaaaaaaaatttgtaactttttaattaaaatacctaaATTATTAGCaaaatttagaattttataatttttttttatattaacgtGGGAAAAGACGGCGAGAATTAAAGATGAGATaggctatatatatataactacaaTAAAGTTaatattcataataaataaattttgagttttttttttttactttaaagaaaaaaagttgatttttttttttggatgttatcctttatatattttataccttATTTTTTTATTAGGTCGGAATATGTCCCTAATAAGAAACAAGAATCTTTATTATCAttcgtaattttttttatttttaaaattttcaaagatCAGGCTTCATTGAAAGCCGTAAGGGAATACACAAAACCATCCTGAACGAGTGGATTAAAATGAAAGGAGTCGTCATGAAGAGCTTTCGAAGCCAAACAGTGTGTTGTTTGATTCCTGTCTCTTttgacaaaaataaaataattaattattaaatatattaaaaatattaaaaaataatattttttataagaaagcgagttttttttataatataaaaaataaatttaatataattataataaataatacatACACACCCGAATACACTTCATAGtttcttaaataaaaaatatttgattAAAAGCATTGAATGTTAGCCACAATTCCTTGCaagaaaaattatgatttgaaagGCCCCATAAAGGTGCAAACCTGAATGCCAAAAATAGGCCAGCCACGGTTTGATGTGGTTTCGATTTGATAGACAAGGAGAAttaaaattggattgaaaaattttttaattttgatttttatttgaatttttacattaaattaattaatttaatgttgatttaaatttaaattgtgaTAACAtctaatatcaaaattgattgaaTTTTTTGCTTAGTTTATTTTGAAAGTTATTAAATTCtcaaccaaatcaaattatttgatttaatttgattttggcCTAATGGTTCGATTTCAATTTATCTGGATTCGGTTTGATTTGATGGGAAACCATCCTGGCCAGTAAATGAAACAGTCGAAAAACGAGATGCAATCGATTATATTGTGGTCCACTTCCTTTCCAACATTATTTAATTTGGAGCATTAACAAAAGTTGCGGGCAATGtggggaaaataaaagaaaggattGACCCAGCAGCGAGCGTCACCCTTGCGGGTCTTCGGTCGTCGCCAGCAACTTCTAACGAGCTGCACGAGATGTTTACTCGAAACTTGCTTCTACCTTTATGTGTGTTTTCTTATacgattttaaatataaattttttaaaaaatacatctTAAAGTTtcgtatattttataaaaaagacTTTTTACATTTTTTagcatttgaaaaataaaattaaataatgttaaaaaaaaataaattatgatcttTTAAAAAAGTAAGTTattttctgaattttaaaaattttattacaacaTAAAAATTCTtatactaaaaaataaatttataaaaaaatatattttatacataaattatttttcaaaaaacaaatagagtttaaatataattattatgggGCTaagtttttttaataattaaatctaaTAATAGAGTAATTTGATAATATATGAATTAGTCAACTTACAAATGGAAACACATCAGTCAATACCTACCAACAAGATTATAATAAGGCCCCATTggtgatttttttttaatgacttGATAAGAACATTTGAAGAAATTAAATGGATGTAGTAGTCATTAACTATTCAATGGTAGTTGAAGTGAGGAAACACACACTAAGGTGGGCAGTTTTCTTGGTGGAAATTGCAGTCAAGTTCACATCATGGAAAGTTTGAAACAAAGAAAAAGCCAGGAAACAAAAAAGGTGGAATATTTTCTAATATTTGAATATTCTATTGCTAGTGAAAGGGTGCATACACAATTTGTGAGTCCCACAAATATATATAAAATCCACATACATACCCATCAAACAACCCTGGTTCAAGGATTCAAAGTACTATAGCAATCAACTGGCTGCTTCTTGGAAAATAcaatatctctttttttttttttcaatatatttGTGGGGTTGTTAAAAGAAATTCAGTGGAAATCGCTTTTTGGAATTAAAAGAAAGAAGATCAATTCGAAAGAAGGAAAGAAGATCAAGATGCAGTTAATGAGCTATTCACTTTAGCCATTTAAGCCATCGCATGTTTTGAGTGGCAGTTATAACTTTgccattaatttcttttatttaaataaGTTACCATTGAGAGTACGTAATTTCAGTTTCTTGGTGTTGTCATACATTAATTGCAATGAAGTTTTTACACCAAATTGGCATTTCATTAAGACCCCTCCTCTCGTCTCTCATGATGTTCTGTTTCTCTGATTAttgtaataaataatttttttaaaaaatatttttttcaattttattattgtttattattatttttgatgTATTTATCACTTTTAAATATCTTTATACATTCCAATAACACTATAAATGTATCttaattgattattattattttttttttataaaaataatgtaatctaattattattttcttaattctcGTAATGAAATAAGATAGAGAGAATACTACGTGATTTTAGAAGCCGATAAACTAGAAAATATTGAGATATTTTGAAAAGTTATAATTCATGCTTCTGTTATTAATGATATCCAAATTTAAATAGTTGTATtagttttaataattaaatttaaattaaaataagatttatttaattaaatattaatttaattgaattcaattttacattaaataattaattgtattattttctttttttatatatttccATTAAATTAAAGTTatgtaaagtttttttttttaataataaccgACATGAAAGCTTTAATTAACAAGtttttttagatcataataattaaattagaaagataaaaccaaaaaaaaattctttataaaataattttttttaataaaaatacattttaatgtgatttttttaaagaaaaaataaattattttttcttttcttaatattATAGTAGATCTAACTCAATTAGGAAGCTAAAAAGAGTAGCATTacgtgaaaagaaaaaaaaacatatttttttaaaaatgttatataattttaatataattaattatatttataattaatttttttattacataatggggagggaggaatatatctaatattaaaatacattaataataataaattatatataatataaaattatattttatttttctagatTAATACAAGCACGGGTTAGTTAATTTAACTATTATATTTATTagagaaatttaatttaattatttttaattttttatctaaattaatataaaatttttaatttatatttaatttatcaaaaaattaaaatttataaccttaattttttaatttaaataaaaaaaatcaagaaatttaattttttaatttgatgacaaaaatttttatttttttttatttaaacctaaaaattaaaaaaattaaatttcttgattttaagttaaattaaacatttaaaaaaaaaaggtgcaGCCAAAGTAATGGAGCTACGGTCGAGCTGAAGCATACATCCCAAGCCCCAAGTCGAGTCAATATTCATTGACGTGGATCACGGACCTGGAGCAGCCGAAAAAGCATTGAAATGATTGAAATTGTACGCCACAATTGTTAAGAAATTCATgccaaaatttaatttattataatttaaaatataaatatattatatattttatatattaaatttttatatctaatttttataatatattaaatataaacaaGAAAATTTCACAACTGTTATTTCGGTTAGGAGCATAgttaaaatgataaattaatcattaaaatgtatttaaattaatgaattttagtTAGAATTGTCTTCAAACTTATAAAATCTAAACTTCAAATTCCACttgaaattaattttactaacaaaacatgaatttaatatttttttctctctttataCAGAAATTATCTtttcatttaaaattatttataaccaACCATGACTCAATATATCTTATTAATCTCcccaaatattaatattttattagtttGTTTTTGGACTAGGAATCAAGGAGATATTTTTTCATGTTTGCTTGAAATTAGCATGTAAGTTCACAACAAACGCAACGTGGTCCTTAAAAAAACAAAATTGACTAGAATTAtttgccattaatttctcatagatTAGGAAGAGTAGGTCCAAGTTCCCACTATAAATGGATACCCTTTACAAGAATCCTTCACACGAAACAACCGAACTTTCCCTTGTCTTTAACCTTTCTAAGCCTCACTATTAGTTACTGGTTTCTGAACCATGGCACCAACACCACCCACCTCCCTAGAGTTTAAGGTTCATAGGCGTGAACCTGAACTAATCGCCCCTGCTAAGCCTACCCCTCATGAGTTCAAACCATTATCGGACATTGATGACCAAGAGGGTCTTCGATTTCACATTCCGGTGATACAGTTTTATCGGTATGATCCCTCCATGCAAGGGAGAGATCCTGTTATGGTGATAAGAGAGGCACTCGCTAGAACACTAGTGTTTTACTATCCATTTGCTGGTAGGCTCAGGGAAGGGCCTAAACGCAAGCTTATAGTGGAATGTACCGGTGAAGGTGTGTTGTTTATTGAGGCTGAAGCTGATGTTGCTCTTGAGCAATTCGGTGATGCACTTCAACCTCCATTCCCTTGCTTGGAAGAGCTTCTTTTTGATGTCCCTGGCTCCAGTGGGGTGCTTAACTGCCCTTTGCTGCTTATTCAGGTATACTTCTTCCTCACTAGCTAAGCTTAATGTCCAGTCGTGGGAAACAAGGATAGTTTTTGAAACGTTTTCTTAGAAAGCGTATTTAAATTGTTCTAGCATTTCGTTTGGAAAACTGAAAAATTTGGGTGAATTCaggattttcttttttaaaaaaacgcAACATATTCTGGTCAAAGcgttatggattttttttttttttaacgacGTTTGAAACGTTTTTATAATTGTCAACAACAAAGAAACCGTAAATCATTATTTTCAAAGTTTCGGtataaagttttaaaaatatcagAAACTCATCactcattaaatttattttttaaaaaaatttttatggtGACATCAATCGCCATGTTAAACTCATAATATATTTTACTGATGAAGCAAAAGTAAGAAAGAGTGTAGAAAATTATTTCTacaaaacataaaataaaaaatataattaatttcttgattttaagGATAAAAAAAAAGCAGAGAAATTTTTAGCATATTTAGTTTTCagctttctaaaatttaataaaaatttaaaattaatttaaaattatttttcatttatatcctttataataaaaaatttataataacttttataattaaaattatactataattttttaaattaaaattaaataattattttaatattatttaaaaaatgcaAGTAAATTAATTTTTAGTTAGGTGACTAAGAATTTACATTCAATAATTTTCTCCTTGTCGATTAAGTTCAATAATTGGATGATTGCTGTATGTCTCTATGCGTGCTAAATTTGTGATGATTAAAGAGGTGGTGTGCCCTAATTCATGAGTGGGACGCTATCCATACCAAACAGACGCTATCCATACCAAACAGACACCACCACTGCTGTCTGAATATCTCCCAtcacaataattatatatttttaaaggtatcataaaaaataatttcttttaaaattatataaaaatatttctaaattaataatatttttctaaacttgaattttttttattaatttatttcatttcattatgacCATTGGGTACGCTGTATCTGATCCTAATGGTCTTTTTCTATGAAGACTTtgacaaaaaaacaaaaaaaaaaaaaaaacaatgaccAGCATGTGGTGGGCCATCCAACGTGACTCACGAATGGTCAATTGAAATCTGTCCTTGTTTTGTTACTTAATCAGTTTTACTGTTACgtgtaatttcttttttttttttcttaactaAATCAAAATTGAATTGGCAGGTGACGCGCCTAAAATGCGGTGGTTTTATATTTGCTCTCCGTCTCAACCACACCATGAGCGATGCTCCTGGCCTAGTCCAATTCATGTCCACCGTAGGAGAGATGGCACGTGGCGCACAAGCGCCGTCTGTTCTTCCGGTATGGGAAAGGCATTTCCTTAACGCTCGGGATCCACCACGTGTGACACGCACCCATCGTGAATACGATGAGGTTGCCGACACCAAAGGCACAATAATCCCGCTCGATGACATGGCTCACCAATCATTCTTCTTTGGACCCAATGAAGTCGCTGCTCTCCGAAGATTTGTGCCGAAGCACCTCCGCCAATGCTCTAACTTTGAATTATTGACGGCATGTCTGTGGAAGTGCCGTACCATTGCACTTCAACCAGATCCCACTGAAGAGATGCGTATTATTTGTATTGTCAATGGACGCAACAAATTCAATCCTCCGTTACCGACTGGATATTACGGCAACGGATTTGTGTTTCCGGTGGCGGTGGCAAGAGCAAAAGAACTAATTGAGAAACCGCTAGGCTTCGCATTAGAATTGGTAAAAGAGGTTAAAGATAGTGTGACGGAAGAGTACATGCGATCCGTGGCGGATCTGATGGTGATTAAAGGTAGGCctcattttacagtggtgaggagTTACCTAGTGTCGGATGTGACGCGTGCAGGATTTGGAGAGGTGGATTTTGGATGGGGTAAGGCTGCATATGGTGGGCCAGCGAAAGGTGGGGTAGGGGCCATCCCTGGAGTGGCAAGCTTTTATATACCGTTCAGAAACAAGAAAGGAGAAAATGGGATTGTGTTGCCAATTTGCTTGCCAGCACAGGCAATGGAAAGATTTGTAAAGGAGCTAAAGGGTATGTTAGAGGAGCAGCCAATTAATGATGCCAAAAAATCCAAATTTATAGTATCTGCCT
It encodes:
- the LOC110651562 gene encoding benzyl alcohol O-benzoyltransferase; this translates as MAPTPPTSLEFKVHRREPELIAPAKPTPHEFKPLSDIDDQEGLRFHIPVIQFYRYDPSMQGRDPVMVIREALARTLVFYYPFAGRLREGPKRKLIVECTGEGVLFIEAEADVALEQFGDALQPPFPCLEELLFDVPGSSGVLNCPLLLIQVTRLKCGGFIFALRLNHTMSDAPGLVQFMSTVGEMARGAQAPSVLPVWERHFLNARDPPRVTRTHREYDEVADTKGTIIPLDDMAHQSFFFGPNEVAALRRFVPKHLRQCSNFELLTACLWKCRTIALQPDPTEEMRIICIVNGRNKFNPPLPTGYYGNGFVFPVAVARAKELIEKPLGFALELVKEVKDSVTEEYMRSVADLMVIKGRPHFTVVRSYLVSDVTRAGFGEVDFGWGKAAYGGPAKGGVGAIPGVASFYIPFRNKKGENGIVLPICLPAQAMERFVKELKGMLEEQPINDAKKSKFIVSAL